The following DNA comes from Syntrophobacterales bacterium.
ATTTCCGCAAGCTTGTGAAGGGTGTGGAACTTGTTGACAAAATAGCGGCGGCAAGGAAAAATGGGGGAACAGAAAAAAGGGGGGGGGAACTGAACTTCAGGGTGTCCTATCAGGGCAATTTGCTTGCGTCCCTTCCGATCCGGGTGGTTGTGACTCCCCAGGATTGGCTCCGTTATGCCCGTGAATCAAAAAATAGCAGGGTTCAGATAGACTACCTGAAGCGGGCAGTCAAGATGACCCCGGAAGATGCGAATGTCCGCCGGATGCTGGGGGCCCTTTATTTCAAGTCAGGCCTGACGGCGGAGGCAATCAGCCAGTACAAAGAGGTTCTGAGGCTGAATCCCGATGACGGAACGGCTCTCACCGGGCTTGCCCAATGCTACCTCAAAATCGGCAGTTATGATGAAGCAATCCGGAGTGGTTTGCGGGCGCTTGCCGTAAACCCGCAGGATGGGCAACTGCTGGCAGATCTTGCCGGGGCCTGGGGGAGCCTCGGAAACTGGGGAAAGGCGATCTCCGCCTACGAAGGGGCGCTGAAACTGCGTCCCGGAAGTCCCGAGGTTCTCTACCGGTTGGGGGAGGCCTATGAAAAGAGCGGCAATCAGCAGATGGCGGCGAAACAGTACCGCCTGGCTCTGGAGAAGGCGCCGCAGGCCGAGCCGGTAGCGGCGTCCCTGAGCGGAATTTTGTTGAAGACCGGAGACTTCGACGGGGCGATCAAATTATACGGGGAGATGTTGAAAAGACAGCCCCGGGACGCCTCCCTTTATGCCAATCTTGGTTTTGCCTGGGGGGCTAAGGGCAATCACCGGGAAGAGATCGCCAATTACCGCAAAGCGGTGGAGTTGAAACCTGCGGATCCGGTAATTCATTTCAATCTGGCGGTCGCTTATGAAAAGGACAAAAAGTTTGCCGAGGCGGGGGCGGAGTATAAAAAGGCGCTGAAACTCAATCCGAACGATTACGAAGCGGCCGAAAGGCTGGCCGACATCCTTTTCATCGAGAAAAAATACCAGGAGGCGGCGGTTCTCTATGAAAAAATTATCCGCAAGAATCCCTCGAAAGCCGCGCTCTATACCCGTCTTGGTTTCTGCTACGCGGAAATGAAAAAGCCCGGCAAGGCCGCGGAAAACTGGGAAAAGGCCCTACGGTATGGGGAGAAGGATCAGCAAATCCAGACTAATCTGGCGAAAATCTATGCGCGGGGAGGCAATGCCGGCAAAGAGAAGGCCCTGTATGAAAAAATGGCAGTCCAGAACCCGACGGAAGAGTCTCTGGCCAAATTATTGGAAATCTACAGCCGGGAGAAAAACTACGAAAAGGCGCTCGGCGTTTACCGGAAGCTGATCAAATTAAAGCCGAAGAAGGCGTCTCTCTATTCCGGCGCCGCTTATCTTTATGGTTTGAAAGGTGACACCGACCGGCAAATAAAGTACTATCGTCTGTCGCTGAAATACGATCCCGAGGATTACGACGCCCATGTAAATTTAGGGGCGGCCTATGAAAAGAAGGGTCTCTTGAACGAAGCGCTGAAGTCGTACACGGCGGCCTACCGTCTGAATCCGGAGGCGCAAACGGCGGCAAGTAATATCCCGCGGATAAGGATCATGATGCTGCGTCAGAAAGAGTAGCAGGAAAATCAGCCGCGTATCGCTAATGCTTAAGGAGGGTGATGTTAATGCAGATTAATAAAGAGGATTGCCGATGAAAAAGATAAATATGGGAGACTTTGAAATAGGCGGCGGGGCGCCGCTGGTTCTTATTGCCGGGCCGTGCGTCATTGAAGACGAAGACAGCGCAATGAGCATCGCCCAAGAGCTGAAGCGGATGGCGGCGAGCTTGGAGATTCCTCTCATTTTTAAGGCTTCGTATGACAAGGCCAACAGAACATCCCATAAATCATACCGTGGACCGGGGTTGAGCCGGGGATTGGAGATATTGGCCAGGGTGCGCAAAGAGCTTGATATCCCGGTTCTTTCCGATGTCCATCGGTTTGAGGAAATTGCCCCGGCGGCGAAGATCCTCGATGTCGTGCAGATCCCGGCATTTTTGTGCCGCCAGACCGATTTCGTGATGGAGATCGCCCGCCAGGCGAAGGTTATTAATATCAAGAAGGGGCAGTTTATCGCCCCTCAGGATGCAATCCATATCGTAGAAAAGGCGGCTGCCGCGGGCAATGAAAACATCATGCTAACCGAAAGGGGCGCTTCTTTCGGGTACAACAACCTCGTCGTTGATTTTCGCTCGCTGCCGGTGCTGCGGAAAACAGGATATCCGGTTATCTTTGACGCCACCCACAGCGTCCAGCTCCCCGGCGCGGCAGGGACGGCCTCGGGGGGCGACCGCGCGATGGTTCCCTATCTGGCTCGGGCGGCAGTGGCGGCAGGCGTCGATGGCCTGTTTTTTGAGGTTCATCCGGACCCGAAGCGGGCTCTGAGCGATGGTCCCAATTCGCTGGCCTTGGACAGCCTGCCGGCGCTGTTGGCGACGCTTTTGAAAATTGATGCGGTCGTCCGTCCGGGGTTGGGCTGAACCAGGAGGCGACGAAGCTCGTCCCGTAAGAAAAGCGCCGGCGCGGATAGGGACGATATCGCGGAAAAGGGCGGCTGGTTTTAGAGGAATTTGCAGGAGAGAGGAATGGGTTCAGGCAGATGACGATGGGGATAACGGACGAGAAACTTCTCAACAAGCTGCGGCGCGTGAAGCTTTTTATTTCCGATGTGGACGGGGTCCTGACCGATGGCACGATAGTCGTCAACGATGAGGGGCTGGAAAGCAAACAGTTTAATGTCCGGGATGGCCACGGGCTGAAATTGCTTCTCCGCTACGGGATAGATGTTGTTTTGGTAACCGGCAGGCAATCCCGGGCGGTTGAATGGCGCGCAACAGATCTCGGGATCACCGAGGTTCATCAGGGAATCCGGGACAAGGGCAAAATTTTTGAGGAAATAATCAAGAGGCGCAATGTGCCTCCCGACGAAACAGCCTGCATCGGGGATGACATTGTCGATATTCCCATCATGAGAAAGGCGGGCCTTTCCATTGCCGTTTTCGATGCAGTCCGTGAGGTGCGGGAAGATGCCGATTATGTTACAACGAACCCCGGGGGGCGGGGGGCTGTCCGGGAGGTGTGCGAGATGATTCTGAAGGCGCAAGGCCTTTGGGGCGATATTGTCGCCCGTTACGGCTTGGACAACGAGCGGGCGGAAACGGTTTAGTCTTTACATCTGTGACCCCGGATGGTAGAATCACCCCGAAGCTGATGCAGCGGTTATTGATCCCGAGGCTGGATAAAACGGTTTAGCGCGCCGAATGCCGAGCGCTGATTGCTGAGCGCCTGTTGACTATGAATGCCAGAAAAAAGACCCTCCTCGCAATTGTTCTGCTGATTTTGATCCTGTCGGTAGCGTCTGTCTTAATCGGCGTGGGGAAGGCGCCCCGGAAGGCGCTCCTTGAGAAAATGGCCGACAAGGTGGATCTGCAGGCCAAAAGCGTTCGCTATACACAGGTCGGCAGCTCCGGCATGAAATGGGAAATAACGGCGGACTCGGCTTTGTATCGCAAACAGGGAGACCTTGCCCTCTTTGAGAAAATCAGGGCCCGGGTAGTAATGAAAGACGGCCGCATCATCACGATGAGCGGCGACAAGGGGCGTCTGAATACCCTCTCAAAGGATTTGAGTTTGGAAGGGAACGTCGTATTGGTTTCGGATAGCGGTGATCGTTTCCAGACCGGACGGTTGAACTATCGGGATAACCTCAAAAGGATCGAGACCGACCAGCCGGTCGTCATGGAGACCCGCAATATAAGGATAAACGGAGTGGGGATGCTTTTTAACCTGAAGGAAGAAAAGGTTACTATCCTGTCGCAAGTGCGGGCCAAGTCTTTGGCGAGATAGCAGGGAAAGGGGAAAATGGCGATAAAGATTATAAAAAGAGCTGCGGGGTTGGGAATTTTATTGGCGCTGATCGGCAGTCCGGCGGGGTTATGGGGCGAGGCAAAGACGAGAGTCGAGATCAACAGGGATCAACCGCTGCAGGTTGACGCCGATCGCCTGGAGGCATACAATGATAAACGGACGGTTGTGTTTTCCGGAAATGTCGTTGCTGCCCAGGGAGGGCGGACGATCCATGCCGAGCGCCTGACGGTTTATTATAAAGACGATAAAAAAACGTCCGGACAACCCTCCTCCGCCCTCAAGGATTCGGGCAGTGTAGAAAAAATAGAGGCGCAAGGGAAGGTGACTGTAAGCGAGAGCGGACGGGTAGCCACGGGCAATGCCGCCGTCTTCGATCAGGTCGCCCAGAAGATCACGATGACCGGCGATGCTGTTCTGAAAGAGGGGAAAAATATAATAAAGGGGGATAAGGTCGTTATCTTTCTTGAAGAGAACAGGGGTGTTGTCGAAGGCGGGCAAAACGGGCGCGTGTCGGCAACGATCTATCCCGGCGAGAAAAAATGATGGTGGCTGAGTGCCTTCTTTAAGGAATATGCATGGGAAAACTTGCGGCAACAGGTCTTGTAAAAATATACAACAAAAGAAAGGTGGTAGATGGGGTCGATCTGGAGGTAGGCCCCGGCGAGGTTGTCGGCCTCCTGGGTCCCAACGGCGCCGGCAAGACAACGACTTTTTACATGATAGTCGGCCTGATAAAACCGGATGGGGGTTCTATTTTTCTCGATGGCAGCGACATCAGCGACAGCCCGATGTATGCAAGGGCCAGAAATGGGTTGAATTATCTGCCGCAGGAGCCGTCCATCTTCCGTAAGCTGACGGTGCGGGACAACATCCTGGCGATAATAGAAACCCTGTCGCTTGCCCCGGACGAAAGACAGGAGCGCTTGCGCATCCTTCTGGCCGAACTTGATCTGACGCAACTGGCCGACAACATGGCCTATTCCCTGTCAGGCGGCGAGCGTCGCCGGGTGGAGATTACAAGGGCGCTGGTGACCTCGCCCAAATATATCCTGTTCGACGAACCCTTTGCGGGCATCGATCCGCTGGCCGTTGCCGACATCGTAAAAATCATCAAGCGACTCCGGGACAAGGGAATCGGGATCGTCATTTCCGATCACAATGTGCGGGAGACCCTTTCTGTCTGTGATCGCGCTTATATAGTAAATGAGGGGAAGATACTCGTGGAGGGCGCCCCTGATTTTATCGCCGCCTCCGAGATTGCCCGGAAGTTATATCTCGGCGCCGACTTTAGATTCTAAAAAGAAAGAACTTGGATAGAAAATGGCCTTTGAACTGAGACAGAATTTAAAATTGGCCCAGCAACTGATCATGACCCCGCAGTTGCAACAGGCAATAAAACTGTTGCAAATGTCGCGGCTGGATTTGGTCGATGCCGTCAATCAGGAGATGGAGGAAAATCCGCTCCTTGAAGAGATTGTTTCGGATGAGATGCCCGAAGTAGAGGCGAAGATCGAACAGGCCAATGGTGAAGACGCGCCTTCGGAAGGGGCGGCGGTTGTCAGGAGTCAGGAGGAGCTGACGGGGGAAGGGGACGGTCGGGAGGAATTTGACTGGGATGGATATCTCGAAGATTATGCGCCGTCCGGAGCCTCTTCGGTCAGCCGCAATGAA
Coding sequences within:
- a CDS encoding tetratricopeptide repeat protein, producing MEYESGRAPKEKKEEAKNSRMGMVGLIASLLAACCIAAAGYLLPEQARTVAAALVRTKNTIAFFVFSGTPHFYSLVVEKNGNDYILKAGDVFEVSYRDQFIVKEIETDVLSGRGLEVDIEGTGGRDDFRKLVKGVELVDKIAAARKNGGTEKRGGELNFRVSYQGNLLASLPIRVVVTPQDWLRYARESKNSRVQIDYLKRAVKMTPEDANVRRMLGALYFKSGLTAEAISQYKEVLRLNPDDGTALTGLAQCYLKIGSYDEAIRSGLRALAVNPQDGQLLADLAGAWGSLGNWGKAISAYEGALKLRPGSPEVLYRLGEAYEKSGNQQMAAKQYRLALEKAPQAEPVAASLSGILLKTGDFDGAIKLYGEMLKRQPRDASLYANLGFAWGAKGNHREEIANYRKAVELKPADPVIHFNLAVAYEKDKKFAEAGAEYKKALKLNPNDYEAAERLADILFIEKKYQEAAVLYEKIIRKNPSKAALYTRLGFCYAEMKKPGKAAENWEKALRYGEKDQQIQTNLAKIYARGGNAGKEKALYEKMAVQNPTEESLAKLLEIYSREKNYEKALGVYRKLIKLKPKKASLYSGAAYLYGLKGDTDRQIKYYRLSLKYDPEDYDAHVNLGAAYEKKGLLNEALKSYTAAYRLNPEAQTAASNIPRIRIMMLRQKE
- the kdsA gene encoding 3-deoxy-8-phosphooctulonate synthase; the protein is MNMGDFEIGGGAPLVLIAGPCVIEDEDSAMSIAQELKRMAASLEIPLIFKASYDKANRTSHKSYRGPGLSRGLEILARVRKELDIPVLSDVHRFEEIAPAAKILDVVQIPAFLCRQTDFVMEIARQAKVINIKKGQFIAPQDAIHIVEKAAAAGNENIMLTERGASFGYNNLVVDFRSLPVLRKTGYPVIFDATHSVQLPGAAGTASGGDRAMVPYLARAAVAAGVDGLFFEVHPDPKRALSDGPNSLALDSLPALLATLLKIDAVVRPGLG
- a CDS encoding HAD-IIIA family hydrolase, coding for MTMGITDEKLLNKLRRVKLFISDVDGVLTDGTIVVNDEGLESKQFNVRDGHGLKLLLRYGIDVVLVTGRQSRAVEWRATDLGITEVHQGIRDKGKIFEEIIKRRNVPPDETACIGDDIVDIPIMRKAGLSIAVFDAVREVREDADYVTTNPGGRGAVREVCEMILKAQGLWGDIVARYGLDNERAETV
- the lptC gene encoding LPS export ABC transporter periplasmic protein LptC → MNARKKTLLAIVLLILILSVASVLIGVGKAPRKALLEKMADKVDLQAKSVRYTQVGSSGMKWEITADSALYRKQGDLALFEKIRARVVMKDGRIITMSGDKGRLNTLSKDLSLEGNVVLVSDSGDRFQTGRLNYRDNLKRIETDQPVVMETRNIRINGVGMLFNLKEEKVTILSQVRAKSLAR
- the lptA gene encoding lipopolysaccharide transport periplasmic protein LptA; this translates as MAIKIIKRAAGLGILLALIGSPAGLWGEAKTRVEINRDQPLQVDADRLEAYNDKRTVVFSGNVVAAQGGRTIHAERLTVYYKDDKKTSGQPSSALKDSGSVEKIEAQGKVTVSESGRVATGNAAVFDQVAQKITMTGDAVLKEGKNIIKGDKVVIFLEENRGVVEGGQNGRVSATIYPGEKK
- the lptB gene encoding LPS export ABC transporter ATP-binding protein, whose product is MGKLAATGLVKIYNKRKVVDGVDLEVGPGEVVGLLGPNGAGKTTTFYMIVGLIKPDGGSIFLDGSDISDSPMYARARNGLNYLPQEPSIFRKLTVRDNILAIIETLSLAPDERQERLRILLAELDLTQLADNMAYSLSGGERRRVEITRALVTSPKYILFDEPFAGIDPLAVADIVKIIKRLRDKGIGIVISDHNVRETLSVCDRAYIVNEGKILVEGAPDFIAASEIARKLYLGADFRF